A region of Anoplopoma fimbria isolate UVic2021 breed Golden Eagle Sablefish chromosome 24, Afim_UVic_2022, whole genome shotgun sequence DNA encodes the following proteins:
- the npm1a gene encoding nucleophosmin 1a yields MNGLDEEPMAPQTFLYGCVLEAGKEVLFNPEDDDFEHQLDLRMACVDPTTKDELHMVEVEGQDTEGQKIKAALVSLKPSNLPSVCLGGFTITPPAIFRLKSGAGPIHISGQHLVMMEADQSFDEEEEDDEEEEDECCKTSKKRPATSPALKSQKKSKMEVEEDDEDDDEDDEDDEEDDDDDDESEEEESPVKAKQTPSKKQTPAQNGKNGKSSTPNTPAKKQEKSPKGKGERSPKTPTTPKVTLTLPEIKAKMTESMKKGVTLPKIQPKFENFVKNGHNVSDTKVIAELWKWRQAMGDAK; encoded by the exons atgaaCGGACTAGACGAAGAACCAATGGCACCACAGACTTTCCTTTACG GGTGCGTGCTGGAAGCTGGAAAAGAGGTGCTGTTCAATCCAGAGGACGATGACTTTGAGCATCAGCTGGATCTAAGGATG GCCTGTGTGGACCCTACTACCAAGGATGAACTTCACATGGTGGAGGTGGAAGGACAAGACACAGAGGGTCagaaaatcaaagcagcacTGGTCTCACTCAAGCCCTCTAACCTGCCAAGT GTGTGTCTCGGTGGTTTCACAATCACACCCCCAGCAATTTTCCGTCTGAAGTCAGGTGCCGGTCCAATCCATATCAGTGGACAACACCTAGTCA TGATGGAGGCCGATCAGTCCtttgatgaagaagaggaagatgatgaagaagaagaggatgaatgTTGCAAAACATCAAAGAAAAGACCCGCTACCTCCCCCGCCCTCAAGTCTCAG aaaaaaagtaaaatggaggtggaggaggatgacgaggatgatgatgaggatgatga ggatgatgaagaggatgacgacgatgatgatgagagtgaggaagaagagTCACCTGTTAAG GCCAAGCAAACGCCCTCCAAGAAACAAACCCCAGCTCAGAATGGCAAGAACGGCAAGAGCTCTACTCCCAACACCCCGGCCAAAAAGCAG GAAAAGAGCCCTAAAGGTAAGGGTGAGAGGTCACCTAAGACCCCAACAACTCCCAAAGTAACTCTAACGCTTCCTGAGATTAAAGCCAAGATGACGGAGTCAATGAAGAAG GGAGTAACATTACCTAAAATCCAGCCCAAGTTTGAGAACTTTGTGAAGAATGGTCACAACGTCTCTGACACCAAG GTTATTGCGGAGCTGTGGAAGTGGAGACAGGCCATGGGGGATGCTAAATAA